CCAGCGCAGCAGCACCACGATCGCGGCACAACAGGCGAACAGCGCCAGCAGGTAGGTCTTGGCCAGCAGGCTCAGGCACAGCATGGCGATGAAGCAGGCGGCGATAAATGGCAGCCAGCTGTTGCCGGGCAGGTGGACGATCTCCCGCACCTTGCCGGTCAGCGGATCGACCCCCCAGGTTTCCCGGCGGCCGTGGTCGATCACCGTCAGGGCGTGCTCGCCGCGGGCCATGCTTTCGCCCAGGTCCGGGTCGCGCCACAGCGGGTGGCGGTCGGTGACCTTGGCCAGGCTGACGAAGTTGTAGGGGTTGGGCGGCAGGCTGGTGGCCCATTCCAGGGTGTCGGCCTGCCAGGGGTTGTTGCCGGCGGGCTTGCCGTAGCGGTAATGCAGCACCAGATCCAGCAGCAGGGTGGCGATACCGATCACCATGATGAAGCTGCCGATGGACGAGACCAGGTTGGGCATGTCCCAGCCCAGACCCGTTTCATAGGTATATACCCGCCGCGGCATGCCCAAGAGGCCGGTCCAGTGCATGATCAGGAAGGTCATGTTGAAACCGATGAACACCAGCCAGAAGCCCCATTTGCCGAGGCGTTCGGAGGCCATGCGCCCGGAGAAGTGCGGCAGCCAGTAATACAGCCCGGCGATCAGCGGAAACAGCATGCCGCCGATCAGCACGTAGTGAAAATGAGCGACCACGAACTGGGTGTCGTGGACCTGCCAGTCGAACGGCACCAGGGCCAACATCACCCCGGTCAGCCCGCCGCACACGAAGATGATCAGGAAGCCCACCAGCCACAGCATCGGTACGTTGTAACGCGGTTTGCCGAGCCACAGCGTGGCGATCCAGGAGAACACCTGAATCGCCGTGGGAATCGCTACCAGCATGCTCGCGGCGGAAAAGAACGCCTGGGCCAGCTGCGGGATGCCCACCGTGAACATATGGTGCACCCACAGGCCGAAACTGATGAAACCGGTGCTCAGCACGCCCAGCACCACGGCGCGGTAGCCCACCAGCGGGCGGCCGCAGAACACCGGCAGCAGGGTGGAAACGATACCGGCCGCCGGCAGGAAGATGATGTACACCTCGGGATGGCCGAACAGCCAGAACAGGTGCTGCCAGAGCAGCGGATCACCGCCGCGCGCCACCTCGAAGAACGGCAGGCCGGCGGCGCGTTCCAGTTCCAGCAGGATGCTGCCGAGGATCAGCGGCGGGAAGCCGATGACGATCATCATCGCCATGGTGAGGATGTACCAGGCGTAGATCGGCATCCTGTTCAGCGCCATGCCCTCGGCGCGGGTGCGCAGGATCGACACTACAAGCTCGACCCCGGCCGACACCGCGGAGATTTCCACGAAGGTGATGCCCAAGAGCCAGAAGTCGGCGTTGAGGCCCGGCGAATGCGCCGCGCTGGACAGCGGCGTGTACATGAACCAGCCGGCATTGGGCGCCACACCGAACAGCAGGCTGGAGCAGATGATCAGCCCGCCGAACAGGTAGCACCAGTAGCCGAGGGCCGACAGGCGCGGGAACACCAGGTCGCGGGCGCCAAGCATCTTGGGAATCAGGTAGACCGCCAGGCCTTCCATCATCGGAACGGCGAACAGGAACATCATCACCGTGCCGTGCATGGTGAACACCTGGTTGAACACCTCCGGGCCCATGAAGGCATTGCCCGGCAGCGCCAGCTGGGTACGGATCAGCATGGCCAGCAGGATGCCGAAAACGAAGAAGCACAGCCCGGTGACCATGAAGCGCAGGCCCAGGGTGGTGTGATTGACGATGGTCAGCGCCCGCCAGCCGCGCGGGTTGCCCCAGACGTCGTCGAACTGGTCGTGCAGGGCATCGGCCTCGGCGGTTTCGCGGCACTGTTCCTGGCGTGTGTCATTCATGGTTCGAGGCCCTCCAGCCAGGTGGCGATGGCCTGCAGGTGCTCGGCATCGAGGTCGTCGGTCAGCGGCATACCGGTGCCCGGTTTCAGGCGTCCGTGCTCGCGGAGCCAGGTCAGCGTGGCGCCGGATTCGTTGGCCAGCAGGCCACCGCCGAGGTGGCGGCGGCTGGCCAGGTCGGTAAGGTCCGGGGCGCGATTGCCGGCGCTGACGCCGGCCACCCGGTGGCACATGCCGCAGTGGGCGAGAAAGGTGTCGGCGGCCGGGCCTTGCAGCGCGTCGACCCGGGGCTCGCGGCGGGCGTCGATCCAGGCAGCGAAGTCGTCTTCGCTGTGCGCCTGCACGTCGAGCACCATATGGCTGTGCTGGGTGCCGCAGAACTCGGTGCACTGGCCGCGAAAGGTGCCGGGCTCGTCGGCCTGCAGGCGGATGCGGTTCTCGCGGCCGGGAATCATGTCGATCTTGCCGCCCAGGCGGGGCACCCAGAAGGAGTGGATCACGTCGGCGCTGCTGACCGCGATGTCCACCGGCCGGCCGGCCGGCAGGTGCAGCTGGTTGGCGGTCACCACGCCACTGTCCGGGTAGCGCACCTCCCACCACCACTGGTGGCCGATCACCTCGATCTGCAACGGCCGCTCGCCGAGGATCGGCAGCTGCATCATGCGCTGGCCCACCGGAATGCCGAAGGCCAGCAGCAGTACGATGGTCACCGAGGGCAGCAGGATGCCGCCGCCGATCAGCCAGCGCCGCTGGATGCGCCGGGCCTCCTCGAGCGAATACTCGCGCGGTTTACGCCACAGGGCGTAGATCCACAGGGCGCTGACCACCACCAGCACCAGGGTGAAGAAGCCGCACATGGCCCACCACAGCAGGGCGATGTCCCGCGCCGCTGGGCCGGCAGGGGCCAGAATTGATTGGTCACCACTGCACGCGGAGATAATCGGAACTGCTGCGGCGACTGCGGTCAACTTGAGTAGGGTCGCGCAAGCACGGCCTTTTCTCGAATCGACAGGGAGGCCGCCATGGCTGAGCAACAAGAGTCCATCATCAGTCGCGCGGCCATCGCCGGGCACCCGCTGCACCCGATGATGATCCACTTTCCGGTCGCCGCGCTGCTGGGCCTGGTGGCCACCGATTTCGCCTACTTCTGGACCACCGACCCATTCTGGGTGCGCGCCAGCCTGTGGCTGGCCGGCGTCGGCGCGGTCGGCGGCTGGATTGCCAGCATCGCCGGGCTGATCGACCTGCTGACCGTCAAGCGCATTCGCCAGAAGATCAGCGCCTGGTGCCACGCCATCATCGCCGTGATGATGCTGTCCCTGGCGTCGCTCAACTGGATGCTGCGCTACCGCCACGGCGAGGAGGGGTTCGAAATCTGGGCGTTCTATCTGTCGTTGTTCACCGCCGGGCTGATCGCCATCGCCGCGTACCTGGGCGGGCGCCTGGTCTATGAGCATGCCGTGGGTGTCGACGTCGAGTAGATCCGGCTTGGGCCCGCCTGCATTCATGGGTGGGTAGCTCCTGGTCAGAAAGGTTTGGCGATCACCAGCCACAGGGTGGCGGCAATCATGCCGAAGGTGATGCCGCCCAGCGCCGCGCAGGCGACGGTCAGGGCAGGACGTGGCTGGCGTTCGCACTGCAGGATCAGCAGGCCGCACAGCGCGTGGCAGATGACCATCACTGCCACGGTGGTGAGCTTGGCCACCAGCCAGATGCCAAAGGTGCCGTCACGCAGGAACAGGGCGGTGCCGCTGCCGATGGCGATCAGCGCGGCAGGCGTGGCCACCAGGGTGAAGATCGTGCGGTTGAGTACCGGATGGCCGGGGCGCTCCACGCTGTAGGCCGTGCGGCAGTTGGCTGCGATCAGCGCAGGCAGGTAGAGCAGGGTGCCGCACCAGGCGAACAGTGCGGTGAAGTGCAGCAGTTTCAGCAGTGGCATCGGCGCCCTCCATTGCCAGTCGTCCTGAGGTCTGCCTGTGTGACCCTGGCCGGCGAAACCCGGTTCGACCTTTTCGCCGCTCTCACCAGGCGGCCACCGCAGCCTTCACTCGACCCTTGCAGGCCGCATTCTGCCTGGCCTGGCGCCGCTGCCACATGCAGCGTAAGGGCGCTGCGCCGGTCCTGAAGGTATCCGCGGTTGTGTCACTGAATGTGTGGGCATGGTGGTGCGACCCGACAGGGTGTGACCCCGTGACGGGCGCGGCGCCCTGGCAGGCGTGGTAAACTTGGCGCCACTTCGCAGCCAATCGGGCTGCCCACTGTCGCGCTGGCGGCAGCCACTTCCAGCTGGCCGCAAGGCCGGGAGATCGGATAGATGCACACGACGCAGTTGGTCGATCCCTTCGGCCGGCGCATTACCTACCTGCGACTGTCAGTGACCGATCGCTGTGACTTCCGCTGCACATACTGCATGAGCGAGGACATGGTCTTCGCGCCCCGTTCGCAGATCCTCAGCCTCGAAGAGCTGTACAACGTCGCCGATGCGTTTATCGGGTTGGGCGTCAAACGCATTCGCATCACCGGCGGCGAACCGCTGGTGCGCAAGAATCTGCTCAGCCTGCTGCGTCGCCTGGGCGAACGCAGTGAACTCGAAGACCTGTCGATCACCACCAATGGTTCGCAGCTAGCGCATATGGCGAACGACCTGCGCGCCGCTGGCGTCACCCGCCTGAACGTCAGCCTCGATTCGCTGCAACGCGAGCGCTTTGCCGCGTTCACCCGCCGCGACATGCTCGACCAGGTGCTCGCCGGCATCGACGCAGCAGCTGCGGCGGGCTTCCGGCGCATCAAACTCAACAGCGTGGTGCAGACCGGTCGCAACGACGACGAAGTGCTGGGTCTGGTCGAGTACGCCATGGCCCGGGGCCTGGACATCAGTTTCATCGAAGAGATGCCGCTTGGCAGCGTGGTCAGCCACCAGCGCGAGCAGACCTTCTGCTCCAGCGACGTGGTGCGCCAGCGCATCGAGCAACGTCATGCGCTGGTGCGCAGCAGCCATGTCACCGGCGGGCCGTCGCGTTACTGGCAGGTCAGCGGCAGCGACACCCGCGTGGGTTTCATCTCGCCGCACAGCAACAACTTCTGCGGCGACTGCAACCGAGTGCGCGTCACCGCCGAAGGCAAGCTGGTGCTCTGTCTGGGACATGACAACGCACTGGATCTGCGCAGCCTGATGCGTGCCCATCCGTGCGACAGCGAGCGCCTGCGCGAGGCCTTGGTCGGTGCGCTGCAGCTCAAGCCCGAGCGCCATCACTTCGAGACCGACGAGCAGGTGCAGGTCATACGTTTCATGAGCATGACCGGCGGCTGAGAATCTATCCACAGTCAGCTGCGCGTCGGCCCTGCTTCGTTGAAAGCAAGCTCGGCCTGCTCATTTACAGCTCGCGAAGTCGCCCGCGACTCCGACCGGTTCTCGCTTGCTTTCGCCTCGCAGTTCTCTAGCTCGCAAGACTTTGCACAGATTCTGGTCGTTTTTGCTATCCAGACGAGCGGTTCGCGCCCAGGCGGTGCGGGCCTTTGCCCACAGCCGGCTGATCGCCGTTTAGCTGGCTCGCCGGAATTTCCCTGAACCTCCGCGACAGGCGCTCACTCAACTTAAGGGAGCGGCCCATACAGGGCTATTTTCTGAAGCGACGAGGAGATTCAAAGTGGATAACAAAGACGTTATTTCGGTACTGAACGACCTGATCGAAACCAGCAAAGACGGCGAGAAAGGCTTCAGCGAGTGTGCCGAAGACGTGAAAGAGCCGCGCCTCAAAACCTTCTTCGTTCAGCGTTCGCAGGACTGCGCCAGCGCCGCAGCCGAGCTGCAGCAACTGGTACGTGGCCTGGGCGGCGACCCGGAAACCAGCTCCAGCGTTTCCGGTGCCCTGCACCGTGGCTGGGTCGACCTGAAATCGCTGCT
Above is a genomic segment from Pseudomonas argentinensis containing:
- the ctaD gene encoding cytochrome c oxidase subunit I translates to MNDTRQEQCRETAEADALHDQFDDVWGNPRGWRALTIVNHTTLGLRFMVTGLCFFVFGILLAMLIRTQLALPGNAFMGPEVFNQVFTMHGTVMMFLFAVPMMEGLAVYLIPKMLGARDLVFPRLSALGYWCYLFGGLIICSSLLFGVAPNAGWFMYTPLSSAAHSPGLNADFWLLGITFVEISAVSAGVELVVSILRTRAEGMALNRMPIYAWYILTMAMMIVIGFPPLILGSILLELERAAGLPFFEVARGGDPLLWQHLFWLFGHPEVYIIFLPAAGIVSTLLPVFCGRPLVGYRAVVLGVLSTGFISFGLWVHHMFTVGIPQLAQAFFSAASMLVAIPTAIQVFSWIATLWLGKPRYNVPMLWLVGFLIIFVCGGLTGVMLALVPFDWQVHDTQFVVAHFHYVLIGGMLFPLIAGLYYWLPHFSGRMASERLGKWGFWLVFIGFNMTFLIMHWTGLLGMPRRVYTYETGLGWDMPNLVSSIGSFIMVIGIATLLLDLVLHYRYGKPAGNNPWQADTLEWATSLPPNPYNFVSLAKVTDRHPLWRDPDLGESMARGEHALTVIDHGRRETWGVDPLTGKVREIVHLPGNSWLPFIAACFIAMLCLSLLAKTYLLALFACCAAIVVLLRWSWENGAHPKAAPDARTQPHEPPLHSRTCDGPGLWGMGVTLLSNGALYLSLLFGWFYLWTVAPNWQVPDAPVINHWLLLAAALLLSLATPWHRRVLARLRLGDARGLLACQLGLAAIGLVQGALLLVALLSETLEPTARAHDAVIFVMLAYSLGHALLASILSMLQALRVRIGYVGADSPYEPLVVAQLWAYNLGVLWVSYFAIALFPPAFGGA
- the coxB gene encoding cytochrome c oxidase subunit II, which gives rise to MCGFFTLVLVVVSALWIYALWRKPREYSLEEARRIQRRWLIGGGILLPSVTIVLLLAFGIPVGQRMMQLPILGERPLQIEVIGHQWWWEVRYPDSGVVTANQLHLPAGRPVDIAVSSADVIHSFWVPRLGGKIDMIPGRENRIRLQADEPGTFRGQCTEFCGTQHSHMVLDVQAHSEDDFAAWIDARREPRVDALQGPAADTFLAHCGMCHRVAGVSAGNRAPDLTDLASRRHLGGGLLANESGATLTWLREHGRLKPGTGMPLTDDLDAEHLQAIATWLEGLEP
- a CDS encoding DUF2231 domain-containing protein, producing MAEQQESIISRAAIAGHPLHPMMIHFPVAALLGLVATDFAYFWTTDPFWVRASLWLAGVGAVGGWIASIAGLIDLLTVKRIRQKISAWCHAIIAVMMLSLASLNWMLRYRHGEEGFEIWAFYLSLFTAGLIAIAAYLGGRLVYEHAVGVDVE
- a CDS encoding CopD family protein, translated to MPLLKLLHFTALFAWCGTLLYLPALIAANCRTAYSVERPGHPVLNRTIFTLVATPAALIAIGSGTALFLRDGTFGIWLVAKLTTVAVMVICHALCGLLILQCERQPRPALTVACAALGGITFGMIAATLWLVIAKPF
- the moaA gene encoding GTP 3',8-cyclase MoaA, which gives rise to MHTTQLVDPFGRRITYLRLSVTDRCDFRCTYCMSEDMVFAPRSQILSLEELYNVADAFIGLGVKRIRITGGEPLVRKNLLSLLRRLGERSELEDLSITTNGSQLAHMANDLRAAGVTRLNVSLDSLQRERFAAFTRRDMLDQVLAGIDAAAAAGFRRIKLNSVVQTGRNDDEVLGLVEYAMARGLDISFIEEMPLGSVVSHQREQTFCSSDVVRQRIEQRHALVRSSHVTGGPSRYWQVSGSDTRVGFISPHSNNFCGDCNRVRVTAEGKLVLCLGHDNALDLRSLMRAHPCDSERLREALVGALQLKPERHHFETDEQVQVIRFMSMTGG
- a CDS encoding PA2169 family four-helix-bundle protein produces the protein MDNKDVISVLNDLIETSKDGEKGFSECAEDVKEPRLKTFFVQRSQDCASAAAELQQLVRGLGGDPETSSSVSGALHRGWVDLKSLLTGKSEEAILNECERGEDVALKAYREALQKDLPSNVRVVLEKQMQGVQRNHDQVKALRDSARAN